In the genome of Ensifer adhaerens, one region contains:
- a CDS encoding diaminopimelate epimerase has product MSERVPFAKMNGLGNKILVIDMRGRKDRVTPAAAIALDGGPATKFDQIMAIHDPKLDGTDAYIDILNCDGTRAQACGNGTRCVVQALAAETGKQTFTFQTIAGILNAKEHENGLISVDMGEPVFDWDRIPLAEEFHDTSRIELQIGPIDNPVLHSPSVMSMGNPHAVFWVENDVWSYDLEKFGPLLENHPIFPERCNITIAQVTSPTSMTTRTWERGAGLTLACGSAACSAAVSGARTGRTGRKVTINVASAIPPGSLELEWRLDNHVVMTGPATWEWSGTVDPVTGEWQADEAVAV; this is encoded by the coding sequence ATGTCTGAACGCGTCCCCTTTGCGAAGATGAACGGGCTTGGCAACAAGATCCTCGTCATCGACATGCGCGGCCGCAAGGACAGGGTGACGCCGGCGGCTGCGATCGCGCTCGACGGCGGCCCGGCGACCAAGTTCGATCAGATCATGGCGATCCACGATCCGAAGCTCGACGGCACGGATGCCTATATCGACATTCTCAACTGCGACGGCACCCGCGCGCAGGCCTGCGGCAACGGTACGCGCTGCGTGGTGCAGGCGCTGGCGGCCGAGACTGGCAAGCAGACCTTCACCTTCCAGACGATCGCCGGCATTCTCAATGCCAAGGAACATGAGAATGGGCTGATTTCGGTCGATATGGGCGAGCCCGTTTTCGACTGGGACCGCATTCCGTTGGCTGAAGAGTTTCACGACACAAGCCGGATCGAACTGCAGATCGGGCCGATCGACAATCCGGTCCTGCATTCGCCCTCCGTCATGTCGATGGGCAATCCGCATGCGGTGTTCTGGGTCGAGAACGATGTCTGGTCATACGATCTCGAAAAGTTTGGCCCTCTGCTTGAGAACCATCCGATCTTTCCCGAGCGCTGCAACATCACCATCGCGCAGGTGACCTCGCCGACGTCGATGACGACGCGCACCTGGGAGCGCGGCGCTGGCCTGACGCTGGCCTGTGGGTCCGCCGCCTGCTCGGCTGCAGTGAGCGGCGCGCGCACGGGCCGCACCGGCCGCAAGGTGACGATCAATGTCGCGAGCGCTATCCCGCCCGGTTCGCTGGAACTGGAGTGGCGGCTCGACAACCATGTCGTCATGACCGGCCCCGCCACGTGGGAATGGTCCGGCACGGTCGATCCGGTGACCGGTGAATGGCAGGCCGACGAGGCGGTTGCGGTTTGA
- a CDS encoding fused signal recognition particle receptor has translation MALGFIKKVFSFGKKDDEAARPSEVVETAASQPISPPEGEMPGRAEGGAPSADVRVEAAREAAAETHDVDLTKEEAIERTEWDADLPDPAPAPGISQETAEEFAAEHAPAEEPVHVTDIDHEEAEALADWDAGMPEPEPEAATPLSPLEGEMSLQPTEADAPGVEAAAEKPAESAPESLAEPSPPHPALRATFSPGGEEGGSTPALPKGFASAADRKAEPAAPAPAPKQSWFQRLKAGLFRTSSQLTQQISSLFTKRKLDDDTLEELEELLIRADLGVETAMRVTGALSAERYGRDVTGEDVSRIMAGEIEKVLAPVAKPLELDLNHKPHVILVVGVNGTGKTTTIGKLAAKLSGAGLKVMLAAGDTFRAAAIEQLKIWAGRTGSEFIGTQLGADAAGLAYDAYKKAIEKKSDVLIIDTAGRLQNKAELMAELEKIVRVLGKLDPDAPHTVLQTLDATTGQNALQQVEIFRNVAGVSGLVMTKLDGTARGGILVAIAAKHKLPVYFIGVGEGIDDLEPFEAKDFASAIAGIA, from the coding sequence ATGGCGCTCGGTTTCATCAAGAAAGTCTTCTCCTTCGGCAAGAAGGACGACGAGGCGGCCAGACCGTCCGAGGTTGTCGAGACGGCTGCTTCTCAGCCAATCTCCCCCCCTGAGGGGGAGATGCCCGGCAGGGCAGAGGGGGGTGCTCCAAGCGCTGATGTTCGCGTCGAAGCTGCTCGTGAAGCCGCCGCCGAAACCCACGACGTCGACCTCACCAAGGAAGAGGCCATCGAGCGCACCGAATGGGACGCCGATCTTCCTGACCCAGCGCCTGCACCGGGTATTTCGCAAGAAACGGCGGAAGAGTTCGCCGCCGAGCACGCGCCTGCCGAAGAACCCGTGCATGTCACCGATATTGATCACGAAGAGGCCGAAGCGCTGGCCGATTGGGATGCCGGCATGCCGGAACCCGAGCCGGAAGCCGCAACGCCTCTCTCCCCCCTTGAGGGGGAGATGTCGTTGCAGCCGACAGAGGCGGATGCTCCGGGTGTCGAAGCCGCTGCTGAAAAGCCTGCGGAGTCCGCGCCCGAATCCCTTGCTGAACCGTCGCCCCCTCATCCGGCCCTTCGGGCCACCTTCTCCCCTGGGGGAGAAGAGGGAGGTTCCACGCCTGCGCTCCCCAAGGGTTTCGCCTCCGCTGCCGATCGCAAGGCCGAGCCCGCGGCACCGGCTCCCGCGCCCAAACAATCCTGGTTCCAGCGCCTCAAGGCCGGCCTTTTCCGCACCTCGTCGCAACTGACGCAGCAGATTTCCTCGCTCTTCACCAAGCGCAAGCTGGATGACGATACGCTGGAGGAACTGGAAGAGCTGCTGATCCGCGCCGATCTCGGTGTCGAGACGGCGATGCGCGTGACCGGCGCGCTATCCGCCGAGCGTTACGGACGCGACGTGACCGGCGAGGATGTAAGCCGCATCATGGCCGGCGAAATCGAGAAGGTTCTGGCGCCTGTGGCCAAGCCGCTGGAACTCGATCTCAATCACAAGCCGCATGTCATCCTCGTCGTCGGTGTCAACGGCACGGGCAAGACCACGACCATCGGCAAGCTGGCCGCCAAGCTTTCCGGTGCGGGGCTCAAGGTCATGCTGGCCGCCGGCGACACGTTCCGCGCGGCCGCCATCGAGCAGCTGAAGATCTGGGCGGGGCGCACGGGCTCCGAATTCATCGGCACGCAACTGGGCGCCGATGCGGCCGGGCTTGCCTATGACGCCTATAAAAAAGCCATAGAAAAGAAGTCCGACGTGCTGATCATCGACACGGCCGGGCGTTTGCAGAACAAGGCCGAGCTGATGGCCGAGCTGGAAAAGATCGTTCGCGTTCTCGGCAAGCTCGATCCGGACGCGCCGCATACCGTGCTTCAGACGCTGGATGCTACGACCGGGCAGAACGCCCTGCAGCAGGTGGAAATCTTCCGCAATGTTGCGGGCGTGTCCGGTCTCGTCATGACCAAACTTGACGGCACGGCGCGCGGCGGCATCCTTGTGGCCATTGCTGCCAAGCACAAGCTGCCCGTCTATTTCATCGGCGTGGGCGAGGGGATCGACGATCTCGAACCCTTCGAGGCGAAGGACTTCGCCAGCGCCATCGCAGGCATTGCCTGA
- a CDS encoding L-ascorbate metabolism protein UlaG, beta-lactamase superfamily yields the protein MAFKASGNSYYKGPVTDHFDGNRFYNPAGVEPGGLSKVLQWRFREKPQPWPPAVDSPFPKAKPEIRLEGHRLRLTMVGHASMLIQTHGFSILTDPVWSERVSPFTFAGPKRANEPGIRFEDLPPIDVVIVSHNHYDHLDIATLKRLVRVHNPLIVTPLGNDTIIRRSIADARIRTMDWGDRFDFGHGLVFHCEPAHHWSARGVNDRRFALWAAFVLETPGGLIYHIGDTGFHDGINYRAAGEKYGRFRLAILPIGAYEPRWFMKAQHQNPEEAVEGMRLCNAAYAAGHHWFTFQLTNENIYHPERELHAALHAAGISRERFPALQPGAVFDVPQV from the coding sequence ATGGCATTCAAAGCGAGTGGAAATTCCTATTATAAGGGCCCTGTGACAGATCATTTTGACGGCAACCGATTTTACAACCCGGCCGGTGTCGAGCCCGGCGGATTGTCCAAGGTTCTGCAATGGCGGTTTCGCGAAAAGCCGCAGCCCTGGCCCCCCGCCGTCGACTCCCCGTTCCCCAAGGCGAAGCCCGAAATTCGTCTGGAAGGACACCGTCTGCGGCTCACCATGGTTGGCCATGCGTCGATGCTGATCCAGACTCATGGCTTTTCGATCCTCACCGATCCTGTCTGGTCGGAACGCGTGAGCCCCTTCACTTTTGCGGGGCCGAAGCGCGCCAACGAGCCAGGCATCCGGTTCGAAGATCTTCCCCCGATCGATGTCGTCATCGTCTCGCACAATCATTATGACCATCTGGATATTGCGACGCTGAAGCGGCTGGTGCGCGTCCATAATCCGTTGATCGTCACGCCGCTTGGCAACGACACGATTATTCGGCGTTCGATCGCCGATGCCCGCATCCGGACAATGGACTGGGGCGATCGGTTCGACTTCGGCCACGGCCTCGTCTTCCATTGCGAGCCCGCGCACCACTGGTCGGCGCGCGGTGTGAACGATCGTCGCTTTGCATTGTGGGCCGCCTTCGTCCTTGAGACGCCTGGCGGGCTGATCTACCATATCGGCGATACCGGCTTTCACGATGGCATCAACTATCGGGCGGCGGGCGAGAAATACGGCCGATTCAGGCTCGCCATCCTGCCCATCGGGGCCTATGAACCGCGCTGGTTCATGAAGGCCCAGCACCAGAATCCGGAAGAAGCGGTGGAGGGCATGAGGCTCTGCAACGCCGCCTATGCGGCGGGTCACCACTGGTTCACGTTTCAACTCACGAACGAGAATATCTATCATCCCGAGCGGGAGCTTCATGCCGCGCTTCATGCCGCCGGCATCTCGCGGGAGCGATTTCCGGCACTGCAGCCGGGCGCGGTTTTCGACGTGCCGCAGGTGTGA
- a CDS encoding threonylcarbamoyladenosine tRNA methylthiotransferase MtaB encodes MSSVEVITFGCRLNIYESEVMKAEAAKAGLTDAILVNTCAVTAEAVRQARQAIRRARRENPSTRIVVTGCAAQVAAHDFAAMPEVDAVIGNDDKLKAEAYRALPDFGVSAQEKARVNDIMSVTETAPQMVRLIDGHVRAFVQVQNGCDHRCTFCIIPYGRGNSRSVPMGAVVDQVRELAASGYREVVLTGVDATSYGSDLPGAPTLGLLAKTILKQVPEIRRLRLSSIDSIEADRHLMDLIADEPRFMPHLHLSLQHGDDLILKRMKRRHARADALAFCADVRRLRPDMAFGADIIAGFPTETEEAFGNSLALAEEIGIAHLHVFPFSPREGTPAARMPQLDRRLVKERAARLRELGERLAQAHLAAMAGTRQIVLAERGGLAHTENFTSVRTPDMAPGTFAEVTISGHDGKHLIYANAAHAA; translated from the coding sequence TTGAGCAGCGTCGAGGTCATAACCTTCGGCTGCCGTCTCAATATCTACGAATCCGAAGTCATGAAGGCCGAGGCTGCCAAAGCCGGGCTGACGGATGCCATTCTCGTCAACACCTGCGCCGTGACGGCTGAGGCTGTCCGGCAGGCCCGGCAGGCAATCCGCCGTGCGCGGCGTGAGAACCCTTCCACCCGCATCGTCGTCACCGGCTGCGCCGCACAGGTGGCCGCGCATGATTTTGCCGCCATGCCGGAAGTCGATGCGGTGATCGGCAATGACGACAAGCTGAAAGCGGAGGCTTACCGAGCATTGCCCGATTTCGGCGTGTCGGCGCAGGAAAAGGCCCGCGTCAACGACATCATGAGCGTGACAGAGACTGCGCCGCAGATGGTGCGGCTGATCGACGGGCATGTGCGCGCCTTTGTGCAGGTCCAAAACGGCTGCGACCATCGCTGCACCTTCTGCATCATCCCCTATGGCCGCGGCAATTCGCGCTCGGTGCCGATGGGCGCGGTGGTCGATCAGGTGCGCGAGCTTGCGGCGTCCGGCTACCGGGAAGTGGTGCTGACCGGCGTGGATGCGACCTCCTACGGAAGCGACCTGCCGGGTGCGCCGACGCTGGGCCTGCTGGCAAAGACAATCCTGAAGCAGGTTCCGGAAATCCGGCGATTGCGGCTGTCCTCCATCGACTCCATCGAGGCGGACCGGCACCTGATGGACCTGATTGCCGACGAGCCGCGCTTCATGCCGCATCTGCATCTGTCCCTGCAGCATGGCGACGATCTGATCCTGAAGCGCATGAAGCGTCGGCACGCACGCGCCGATGCGCTGGCCTTCTGCGCCGATGTGCGCCGGCTGCGGCCGGACATGGCCTTTGGGGCCGATATCATCGCCGGCTTTCCGACGGAGACGGAAGAGGCTTTTGGCAATTCGCTCGCACTTGCGGAAGAGATCGGCATTGCGCACCTGCACGTCTTCCCCTTCAGCCCGCGCGAGGGAACGCCCGCCGCTCGGATGCCGCAGCTTGACCGGCGTCTTGTGAAGGAGCGGGCCGCGCGGCTGCGGGAACTCGGCGAACGGCTCGCTCAGGCGCATCTTGCCGCCATGGCCGGCACGCGCCAGATCGTGCTTGCCGAACGCGGCGGCTTGGCGCATACCGAAAACTTCACGAGCGTCAGGACGCCGGACATGGCACCGGGAACCTTTGCCGAGGTCACGATTTCCGGTCATGATGGCAAGCATCTGATTTACGCAAACGCCGCCCACGCGGCCTGA